A portion of the Cryptomeria japonica chromosome 5, Sugi_1.0, whole genome shotgun sequence genome contains these proteins:
- the LOC131078397 gene encoding EG45-like domain containing protein, whose protein sequence is MASGNMFSLWRAVFVMSFMCSWYCYMGASGKATFYTPPYVPSACYGNDPKQFPAGNLFAVASDAFWDNGGVCGNHYQTTCIGPANNGDASPCRGRPIVVKIVDYCPSGCVGTIDLSQDAFADIADPDAGIVHINYERV, encoded by the exons ATGGCAAGTGGAAATATGTTTAGCTTGTGGCGAGCTGTGTTTGTAATGAGTTTTATGTGCAGCTGGTATTGCTATATGGGTGCGAGTGGAAAAGCAACATTTTACACTCCTCCTTATGTCC CATCGGCGTGCTATGGAAACGACCCGAAGCAATTTCCAGCGGGAAATCTTTTTGCGGTGGCAAGTGACGCATTCTGGGACAATGGGGGCGTGTGTGGAAATCATTACCAAACTACTTGCATTGGCCCAGCAAATAATGGTGATGCTTCGCCATGCAGGGGCAGACCGATTGTGGTGAAGATCGTTGATTACTGCCCCTCCGGATGCGTAGGCACCATAGATTTATCTCAAGATGCCTTTGCTGATATTGCTGATCCTGATGCTGGCATAGTTCACATCAACTATGAACG GGTTTGA